From a region of the Pseudanabaena sp. ABRG5-3 genome:
- a CDS encoding DUF4079 domain-containing protein has product MTEFATKMAESLQPIADQFKSLNIPAPVTHWGHPFFMAIVIFAMGSFVAISGWRGRTVTDTEVAIKNKADHRKVAPLMTTFLALGYSGGLLSLVMQGKPLLESPHFITGSVVLTLLAINGAISLTGFGGNKPLLRNAHAYLGSAIVLLLFVHAALGLKLGLSI; this is encoded by the coding sequence ATGACTGAATTTGCTACTAAGATGGCTGAGTCCCTTCAGCCTATTGCCGATCAATTTAAATCTCTGAATATTCCTGCTCCAGTGACTCATTGGGGGCATCCATTTTTCATGGCGATCGTTATTTTTGCGATGGGATCATTTGTCGCTATTTCAGGATGGCGTGGTCGCACGGTCACAGATACTGAAGTTGCGATTAAAAATAAAGCCGATCACCGCAAAGTTGCCCCGTTAATGACTACTTTCTTGGCTCTAGGCTACAGTGGTGGTTTACTTTCCCTAGTGATGCAAGGCAAACCCCTACTTGAGAGTCCTCATTTCATCACAGGCTCAGTAGTTCTGACTTTGTTAGCTATTAATGGAGCCATCTCTCTCACTGGATTTGGTGGTAACAAACCATTACTCCGTAATGCCCATGCTTATCTAGGTAGTGCGATCGTACTCTTGTTATTTGTTCATGCGGCTTTAGGTCTGAAATTAGGACTTTCGATCTAG